A genomic window from Macaca mulatta isolate MMU2019108-1 chromosome 19, T2T-MMU8v2.0, whole genome shotgun sequence includes:
- the CCDC159 gene encoding coiled-coil domain-containing protein 159 isoform X17 encodes MNRWYVKPLETSSSKVKAKTIVMIPDSQKLLRCELESLKSQLQAQTKAFEFLNHSVTMLEKESCLQQIKIQQLEEVLSPTGRQGEKERHKRGMEQGQQELYGALAQGLQGLEKTLRDTEEVQRARTTRCLQLLAQEIRDSKKFLWEELELVREEVTFIYQKLQAQEDEISENLVNIQKMQKTQVKCRKILTKMKQQGHETTAWPETEEIPQGASGCWKDDLQKELSDIWSAVHVLQNSIDGLTMCSGARPKASSLRGHKGHRCLSPPLASWDSDSDSDQDLSQPPFSKSCRSFPPGADPPQSPPPPISLLTCP; translated from the exons ATGAACAGGTGGTATGTG AAGCCCTTGGAGACCAGCTCCTCCAAAGTCAAAG CCAAGACCATTGTGATGATTCCCGACTCCCAGAAGCTCCTGCGATGTGAACTTGAGTCACTCAAGAGCCAGCTACAGGCCCAGACCAAG GCTTTCGAGTTCCTGAACCACTCAGTGACCATGTTGGAGAAGGAGAGCTGCTTGCAGCAAATCAAGATTCAGCAGCTTGAAG AGGTGCTGAGCCCCACAGGCCgccagggagagaaggagaggcacAAGAGGGGCATGGAGCAGGGCCAGCAGGAGCTGTATGGGGCCCTGGCCCAAGGCCTGCAGGGGCTGGAGAAGACCCTGCGTGACACTGAGGAGGTGCAGCGGGCCCGCACCACTCGCtgcctgcagctgctggcccaggaaATCCGGGACAG CAAGAAGTTCCTGTGGGAGGAACTGGAACTGGTGCGGGAGGAGGTGACCTTCATCTATCAGAAGCTCC AGGCGCAGGAGGATGAGATCTCAGAGAACCTGGTGAACattcagaaaatgcagaaaacGCAGGTGAAATGCCGCAAA ATCCTGACCAAGATGAAGCAGCAGGGTCATGAGACAACTGCCTGGCCGGAGACTGAAGAGATACCGCAGGGAGCCAGTGGCTGCTGGAAGGATGACCTCCAGAAGGAACTGAGTGATATATG GTCTGCTGTGCACGTGCTGCAGAACTCCATAGACGGCCTCACCATGTGCTCGGGGGCCCGTCCCAAGGCCTCAAGCCTCAGGG GCCATAAGGGGCACCGGTGCCTGAGCCCTCCACTCGCCTCCTGGGACTCTGACTCCGACTCTGACCAGGACCTCTCCCAGCCACCTTTCAGCAAGAGCTGCCGCTCCTTCCCACCCGGTGCAGATCCTCCCCAGTCCCCCCCTCCACCCATTTCCCTCCTGACCTGCCCTTGA
- the CCDC159 gene encoding coiled-coil domain-containing protein 159 isoform X10: protein MGEHEQVVCGFSSDKALERTAHWSRTPEPETLGRPASGDTVKSADCRPGWGSGPLPHEATPSPNPDLQKECCNDQDVLKRHHNVAKKPLETSSSKVKAKTIVMIPDSQKLLRCELESLKSQLQAQTKAFEFLNHSVTMLEKESCLQQIKIQQLEEVLSPTGRQGEKERHKRGMEQGQQELYGALAQGLQGLEKTLRDTEEVQRARTTRCLQLLAQEIRDSKKFLWEELELVREEVTFIYQKLQAQEDEISENLVNIQKMQKTQVKCRKILTKMKQQGHETTAWPETEEIPQGASGCWKDDLQKELSDIWSAVHVLQNSIDGLTMCSGARPKASSLRGHKGHRCLSPPLASWDSDSDSDQDLSQPPFSKSCRSFPPA, encoded by the exons ATGGGAGAGCATGAACAGGTGGTATGTG GCTTTTCCTCGGACAAGGCTCTGGAGCGTACAGCTCACTGGTCCAGAACCCCAGAGCCAGAGACCTTGGGACGTCCTGCTTCTGGGGACACAGTGAAGAGTGCAGACTGCAGGCCAGGGTGGGGCTCGGGGCCTCTGCCACATGAGGCTACCCCCTCCCCCAATCCAGACCTGCAGAAGGAGTGCTGTAATGACCAGGATGTTTTGAAGAGGCATCACAACGTAGCTAAG AAGCCCTTGGAGACCAGCTCCTCCAAAGTCAAAG CCAAGACCATTGTGATGATTCCCGACTCCCAGAAGCTCCTGCGATGTGAACTTGAGTCACTCAAGAGCCAGCTACAGGCCCAGACCAAG GCTTTCGAGTTCCTGAACCACTCAGTGACCATGTTGGAGAAGGAGAGCTGCTTGCAGCAAATCAAGATTCAGCAGCTTGAAG AGGTGCTGAGCCCCACAGGCCgccagggagagaaggagaggcacAAGAGGGGCATGGAGCAGGGCCAGCAGGAGCTGTATGGGGCCCTGGCCCAAGGCCTGCAGGGGCTGGAGAAGACCCTGCGTGACACTGAGGAGGTGCAGCGGGCCCGCACCACTCGCtgcctgcagctgctggcccaggaaATCCGGGACAG CAAGAAGTTCCTGTGGGAGGAACTGGAACTGGTGCGGGAGGAGGTGACCTTCATCTATCAGAAGCTCC AGGCGCAGGAGGATGAGATCTCAGAGAACCTGGTGAACattcagaaaatgcagaaaacGCAGGTGAAATGCCGCAAA ATCCTGACCAAGATGAAGCAGCAGGGTCATGAGACAACTGCCTGGCCGGAGACTGAAGAGATACCGCAGGGAGCCAGTGGCTGCTGGAAGGATGACCTCCAGAAGGAACTGAGTGATATATG GTCTGCTGTGCACGTGCTGCAGAACTCCATAGACGGCCTCACCATGTGCTCGGGGGCCCGTCCCAAGGCCTCAAGCCTCAGGG GCCATAAGGGGCACCGGTGCCTGAGCCCTCCACTCGCCTCCTGGGACTCTGACTCCGACTCTGACCAGGACCTCTCCCAGCCACCTTTCAGCAAGAGCTGCCGCTCCTTCCCACCCG CTTGA
- the CCDC159 gene encoding coiled-coil domain-containing protein 159 isoform X19 encodes MNRWYVKPLETSSSKVKAKTIVMIPDSQKLLRCELESLKSQLQAQTKAFEFLNHSVTMLEKESCLQQIKIQQLEEVLSPTGRQGEKERHKRGMEQGQQELYGALAQGLQGLEKTLRDTEEVQRARTTRCLQLLAQEIRDSKKFLWEELELVREEVTFIYQKLQAQEDEISENLVNIQKMQKTQVKCRKILTKMKQQGHETTAWPETEEIPQGASGCWKDDLQKELSDIWSAVHVLQNSIDGLTMCSGARPKASSLRGHKGHRCLSPPLASWDSDSDSDQDLSQPPFSKSCRSFPPA; translated from the exons ATGAACAGGTGGTATGTG AAGCCCTTGGAGACCAGCTCCTCCAAAGTCAAAG CCAAGACCATTGTGATGATTCCCGACTCCCAGAAGCTCCTGCGATGTGAACTTGAGTCACTCAAGAGCCAGCTACAGGCCCAGACCAAG GCTTTCGAGTTCCTGAACCACTCAGTGACCATGTTGGAGAAGGAGAGCTGCTTGCAGCAAATCAAGATTCAGCAGCTTGAAG AGGTGCTGAGCCCCACAGGCCgccagggagagaaggagaggcacAAGAGGGGCATGGAGCAGGGCCAGCAGGAGCTGTATGGGGCCCTGGCCCAAGGCCTGCAGGGGCTGGAGAAGACCCTGCGTGACACTGAGGAGGTGCAGCGGGCCCGCACCACTCGCtgcctgcagctgctggcccaggaaATCCGGGACAG CAAGAAGTTCCTGTGGGAGGAACTGGAACTGGTGCGGGAGGAGGTGACCTTCATCTATCAGAAGCTCC AGGCGCAGGAGGATGAGATCTCAGAGAACCTGGTGAACattcagaaaatgcagaaaacGCAGGTGAAATGCCGCAAA ATCCTGACCAAGATGAAGCAGCAGGGTCATGAGACAACTGCCTGGCCGGAGACTGAAGAGATACCGCAGGGAGCCAGTGGCTGCTGGAAGGATGACCTCCAGAAGGAACTGAGTGATATATG GTCTGCTGTGCACGTGCTGCAGAACTCCATAGACGGCCTCACCATGTGCTCGGGGGCCCGTCCCAAGGCCTCAAGCCTCAGGG GCCATAAGGGGCACCGGTGCCTGAGCCCTCCACTCGCCTCCTGGGACTCTGACTCCGACTCTGACCAGGACCTCTCCCAGCCACCTTTCAGCAAGAGCTGCCGCTCCTTCCCACCCG CTTGA
- the CCDC159 gene encoding coiled-coil domain-containing protein 159 isoform X1 gives MGEHEQVVCGSDPLLAGLPRDPDYSASCLYSPPSSSSVCLPANVKCDKYWGFSSDKALERTAHWSRTPEPETLGRPASGDTVKSADCRPGWGSGPLPHEATPSPNPDLQKECCNDQDVLKRHHNVAKKPLETSSSKVKAKTIVMIPDSQKLLRCELESLKSQLQAQTKAFEFLNHSVTMLEKESCLQQIKIQQLEEVLSPTGRQGEKERHKRGMEQGQQELYGALAQGLQGLEKTLRDTEEVQRARTTRCLQLLAQEIRDSKKFLWEELELVREEVTFIYQKLQAQEDEISENLVNIQKMQKTQVKCRKILTKMKQQGHETTAWPETEEIPQGASGCWKDDLQKELSDIWSAVHVLQNSIDGLTMCSGARPKASSLRGHKGHRCLSPPLASWDSDSDSDQDLSQPPFSKSCRSFPPGADPPQSPPPPISLLTCP, from the exons ATGGGAGAGCATGAACAGGTGGTATGTGGTAG CGACCCTCTTTTGGCCGGCCTACCCCGGGACCCTGACTACTCTGCGTCCTGCCTCTACTCACCTCCCTCATCCTCCAGTGTGTGTTTGCCTGCTAACGTGAAGTGTGACAAGTACTGGG GCTTTTCCTCGGACAAGGCTCTGGAGCGTACAGCTCACTGGTCCAGAACCCCAGAGCCAGAGACCTTGGGACGTCCTGCTTCTGGGGACACAGTGAAGAGTGCAGACTGCAGGCCAGGGTGGGGCTCGGGGCCTCTGCCACATGAGGCTACCCCCTCCCCCAATCCAGACCTGCAGAAGGAGTGCTGTAATGACCAGGATGTTTTGAAGAGGCATCACAACGTAGCTAAG AAGCCCTTGGAGACCAGCTCCTCCAAAGTCAAAG CCAAGACCATTGTGATGATTCCCGACTCCCAGAAGCTCCTGCGATGTGAACTTGAGTCACTCAAGAGCCAGCTACAGGCCCAGACCAAG GCTTTCGAGTTCCTGAACCACTCAGTGACCATGTTGGAGAAGGAGAGCTGCTTGCAGCAAATCAAGATTCAGCAGCTTGAAG AGGTGCTGAGCCCCACAGGCCgccagggagagaaggagaggcacAAGAGGGGCATGGAGCAGGGCCAGCAGGAGCTGTATGGGGCCCTGGCCCAAGGCCTGCAGGGGCTGGAGAAGACCCTGCGTGACACTGAGGAGGTGCAGCGGGCCCGCACCACTCGCtgcctgcagctgctggcccaggaaATCCGGGACAG CAAGAAGTTCCTGTGGGAGGAACTGGAACTGGTGCGGGAGGAGGTGACCTTCATCTATCAGAAGCTCC AGGCGCAGGAGGATGAGATCTCAGAGAACCTGGTGAACattcagaaaatgcagaaaacGCAGGTGAAATGCCGCAAA ATCCTGACCAAGATGAAGCAGCAGGGTCATGAGACAACTGCCTGGCCGGAGACTGAAGAGATACCGCAGGGAGCCAGTGGCTGCTGGAAGGATGACCTCCAGAAGGAACTGAGTGATATATG GTCTGCTGTGCACGTGCTGCAGAACTCCATAGACGGCCTCACCATGTGCTCGGGGGCCCGTCCCAAGGCCTCAAGCCTCAGGG GCCATAAGGGGCACCGGTGCCTGAGCCCTCCACTCGCCTCCTGGGACTCTGACTCCGACTCTGACCAGGACCTCTCCCAGCCACCTTTCAGCAAGAGCTGCCGCTCCTTCCCACCCGGTGCAGATCCTCCCCAGTCCCCCCCTCCACCCATTTCCCTCCTGACCTGCCCTTGA
- the CCDC159 gene encoding coiled-coil domain-containing protein 159 isoform X18: MGEHEQVKPLETSSSKVKAKTIVMIPDSQKLLRCELESLKSQLQAQTKAFEFLNHSVTMLEKESCLQQIKIQQLEEVLSPTGRQGEKERHKRGMEQGQQELYGALAQGLQGLEKTLRDTEEVQRARTTRCLQLLAQEIRDSKKFLWEELELVREEVTFIYQKLQAQEDEISENLVNIQKMQKTQVKCRKILTKMKQQGHETTAWPETEEIPQGASGCWKDDLQKELSDIWSAVHVLQNSIDGLTMCSGARPKASSLRGHKGHRCLSPPLASWDSDSDSDQDLSQPPFSKSCRSFPPA; the protein is encoded by the exons ATGGGAGAGCATGAACAGGTG AAGCCCTTGGAGACCAGCTCCTCCAAAGTCAAAG CCAAGACCATTGTGATGATTCCCGACTCCCAGAAGCTCCTGCGATGTGAACTTGAGTCACTCAAGAGCCAGCTACAGGCCCAGACCAAG GCTTTCGAGTTCCTGAACCACTCAGTGACCATGTTGGAGAAGGAGAGCTGCTTGCAGCAAATCAAGATTCAGCAGCTTGAAG AGGTGCTGAGCCCCACAGGCCgccagggagagaaggagaggcacAAGAGGGGCATGGAGCAGGGCCAGCAGGAGCTGTATGGGGCCCTGGCCCAAGGCCTGCAGGGGCTGGAGAAGACCCTGCGTGACACTGAGGAGGTGCAGCGGGCCCGCACCACTCGCtgcctgcagctgctggcccaggaaATCCGGGACAG CAAGAAGTTCCTGTGGGAGGAACTGGAACTGGTGCGGGAGGAGGTGACCTTCATCTATCAGAAGCTCC AGGCGCAGGAGGATGAGATCTCAGAGAACCTGGTGAACattcagaaaatgcagaaaacGCAGGTGAAATGCCGCAAA ATCCTGACCAAGATGAAGCAGCAGGGTCATGAGACAACTGCCTGGCCGGAGACTGAAGAGATACCGCAGGGAGCCAGTGGCTGCTGGAAGGATGACCTCCAGAAGGAACTGAGTGATATATG GTCTGCTGTGCACGTGCTGCAGAACTCCATAGACGGCCTCACCATGTGCTCGGGGGCCCGTCCCAAGGCCTCAAGCCTCAGGG GCCATAAGGGGCACCGGTGCCTGAGCCCTCCACTCGCCTCCTGGGACTCTGACTCCGACTCTGACCAGGACCTCTCCCAGCCACCTTTCAGCAAGAGCTGCCGCTCCTTCCCACCCG CTTGA
- the CCDC159 gene encoding coiled-coil domain-containing protein 159 isoform X7, with the protein MGEHEQVVCGFSSDKALERTAHWSRTPEPETLGRPASGDTVKSADCRPGWGSGPLPHEATPSPNPDLQKECCNDQDVLKRHHNVAKKPLETSSSKVKAKTIVMIPDSQKLLRCELESLKSQLQAQTKAFEFLNHSVTMLEKESCLQQIKIQQLEEVLSPTGRQGEKERHKRGMEQGQQELYGALAQGLQGLEKTLRDTEEVQRARTTRCLQLLAQEIRDSKKFLWEELELVREEVTFIYQKLQAQEDEISENLVNIQKMQKTQVKCRKILTKMKQQGHETTAWPETEEIPQGASGCWKDDLQKELSDIWSAVHVLQNSIDGLTMCSGARPKASSLRGHKGHRCLSPPLASWDSDSDSDQDLSQPPFSKSCRSFPPGADPPQSPPPPISLLTCP; encoded by the exons ATGGGAGAGCATGAACAGGTGGTATGTG GCTTTTCCTCGGACAAGGCTCTGGAGCGTACAGCTCACTGGTCCAGAACCCCAGAGCCAGAGACCTTGGGACGTCCTGCTTCTGGGGACACAGTGAAGAGTGCAGACTGCAGGCCAGGGTGGGGCTCGGGGCCTCTGCCACATGAGGCTACCCCCTCCCCCAATCCAGACCTGCAGAAGGAGTGCTGTAATGACCAGGATGTTTTGAAGAGGCATCACAACGTAGCTAAG AAGCCCTTGGAGACCAGCTCCTCCAAAGTCAAAG CCAAGACCATTGTGATGATTCCCGACTCCCAGAAGCTCCTGCGATGTGAACTTGAGTCACTCAAGAGCCAGCTACAGGCCCAGACCAAG GCTTTCGAGTTCCTGAACCACTCAGTGACCATGTTGGAGAAGGAGAGCTGCTTGCAGCAAATCAAGATTCAGCAGCTTGAAG AGGTGCTGAGCCCCACAGGCCgccagggagagaaggagaggcacAAGAGGGGCATGGAGCAGGGCCAGCAGGAGCTGTATGGGGCCCTGGCCCAAGGCCTGCAGGGGCTGGAGAAGACCCTGCGTGACACTGAGGAGGTGCAGCGGGCCCGCACCACTCGCtgcctgcagctgctggcccaggaaATCCGGGACAG CAAGAAGTTCCTGTGGGAGGAACTGGAACTGGTGCGGGAGGAGGTGACCTTCATCTATCAGAAGCTCC AGGCGCAGGAGGATGAGATCTCAGAGAACCTGGTGAACattcagaaaatgcagaaaacGCAGGTGAAATGCCGCAAA ATCCTGACCAAGATGAAGCAGCAGGGTCATGAGACAACTGCCTGGCCGGAGACTGAAGAGATACCGCAGGGAGCCAGTGGCTGCTGGAAGGATGACCTCCAGAAGGAACTGAGTGATATATG GTCTGCTGTGCACGTGCTGCAGAACTCCATAGACGGCCTCACCATGTGCTCGGGGGCCCGTCCCAAGGCCTCAAGCCTCAGGG GCCATAAGGGGCACCGGTGCCTGAGCCCTCCACTCGCCTCCTGGGACTCTGACTCCGACTCTGACCAGGACCTCTCCCAGCCACCTTTCAGCAAGAGCTGCCGCTCCTTCCCACCCGGTGCAGATCCTCCCCAGTCCCCCCCTCCACCCATTTCCCTCCTGACCTGCCCTTGA
- the CCDC159 gene encoding coiled-coil domain-containing protein 159 isoform X16, giving the protein MGEHEQVKPLETSSSKVKAKTIVMIPDSQKLLRCELESLKSQLQAQTKAFEFLNHSVTMLEKESCLQQIKIQQLEEVLSPTGRQGEKERHKRGMEQGQQELYGALAQGLQGLEKTLRDTEEVQRARTTRCLQLLAQEIRDSKKFLWEELELVREEVTFIYQKLQAQEDEISENLVNIQKMQKTQVKCRKILTKMKQQGHETTAWPETEEIPQGASGCWKDDLQKELSDIWSAVHVLQNSIDGLTMCSGARPKASSLRGHKGHRCLSPPLASWDSDSDSDQDLSQPPFSKSCRSFPPGADPPQSPPPPISLLTCP; this is encoded by the exons ATGGGAGAGCATGAACAGGTG AAGCCCTTGGAGACCAGCTCCTCCAAAGTCAAAG CCAAGACCATTGTGATGATTCCCGACTCCCAGAAGCTCCTGCGATGTGAACTTGAGTCACTCAAGAGCCAGCTACAGGCCCAGACCAAG GCTTTCGAGTTCCTGAACCACTCAGTGACCATGTTGGAGAAGGAGAGCTGCTTGCAGCAAATCAAGATTCAGCAGCTTGAAG AGGTGCTGAGCCCCACAGGCCgccagggagagaaggagaggcacAAGAGGGGCATGGAGCAGGGCCAGCAGGAGCTGTATGGGGCCCTGGCCCAAGGCCTGCAGGGGCTGGAGAAGACCCTGCGTGACACTGAGGAGGTGCAGCGGGCCCGCACCACTCGCtgcctgcagctgctggcccaggaaATCCGGGACAG CAAGAAGTTCCTGTGGGAGGAACTGGAACTGGTGCGGGAGGAGGTGACCTTCATCTATCAGAAGCTCC AGGCGCAGGAGGATGAGATCTCAGAGAACCTGGTGAACattcagaaaatgcagaaaacGCAGGTGAAATGCCGCAAA ATCCTGACCAAGATGAAGCAGCAGGGTCATGAGACAACTGCCTGGCCGGAGACTGAAGAGATACCGCAGGGAGCCAGTGGCTGCTGGAAGGATGACCTCCAGAAGGAACTGAGTGATATATG GTCTGCTGTGCACGTGCTGCAGAACTCCATAGACGGCCTCACCATGTGCTCGGGGGCCCGTCCCAAGGCCTCAAGCCTCAGGG GCCATAAGGGGCACCGGTGCCTGAGCCCTCCACTCGCCTCCTGGGACTCTGACTCCGACTCTGACCAGGACCTCTCCCAGCCACCTTTCAGCAAGAGCTGCCGCTCCTTCCCACCCGGTGCAGATCCTCCCCAGTCCCCCCCTCCACCCATTTCCCTCCTGACCTGCCCTTGA
- the CCDC159 gene encoding coiled-coil domain-containing protein 159 isoform X15, with the protein MNRWLFLGQGSGAYSSLVQNPRARDLGTSCFWGHSEECRLQARKPLETSSSKVKAKTIVMIPDSQKLLRCELESLKSQLQAQTKAFEFLNHSVTMLEKESCLQQIKIQQLEEVLSPTGRQGEKERHKRGMEQGQQELYGALAQGLQGLEKTLRDTEEVQRARTTRCLQLLAQEIRDSKKFLWEELELVREEVTFIYQKLQAQEDEISENLVNIQKMQKTQVKCRKILTKMKQQGHETTAWPETEEIPQGASGCWKDDLQKELSDIWSAVHVLQNSIDGLTMCSGARPKASSLRGHKGHRCLSPPLASWDSDSDSDQDLSQPPFSKSCRSFPPA; encoded by the exons ATGAACAGGTG GCTTTTCCTCGGACAAGGCTCTGGAGCGTACAGCTCACTGGTCCAGAACCCCAGAGCCAGAGACCTTGGGACGTCCTGCTTCTGGGGACACAGTGAAGAGTGCAGACTGCAGGCCAGG AAGCCCTTGGAGACCAGCTCCTCCAAAGTCAAAG CCAAGACCATTGTGATGATTCCCGACTCCCAGAAGCTCCTGCGATGTGAACTTGAGTCACTCAAGAGCCAGCTACAGGCCCAGACCAAG GCTTTCGAGTTCCTGAACCACTCAGTGACCATGTTGGAGAAGGAGAGCTGCTTGCAGCAAATCAAGATTCAGCAGCTTGAAG AGGTGCTGAGCCCCACAGGCCgccagggagagaaggagaggcacAAGAGGGGCATGGAGCAGGGCCAGCAGGAGCTGTATGGGGCCCTGGCCCAAGGCCTGCAGGGGCTGGAGAAGACCCTGCGTGACACTGAGGAGGTGCAGCGGGCCCGCACCACTCGCtgcctgcagctgctggcccaggaaATCCGGGACAG CAAGAAGTTCCTGTGGGAGGAACTGGAACTGGTGCGGGAGGAGGTGACCTTCATCTATCAGAAGCTCC AGGCGCAGGAGGATGAGATCTCAGAGAACCTGGTGAACattcagaaaatgcagaaaacGCAGGTGAAATGCCGCAAA ATCCTGACCAAGATGAAGCAGCAGGGTCATGAGACAACTGCCTGGCCGGAGACTGAAGAGATACCGCAGGGAGCCAGTGGCTGCTGGAAGGATGACCTCCAGAAGGAACTGAGTGATATATG GTCTGCTGTGCACGTGCTGCAGAACTCCATAGACGGCCTCACCATGTGCTCGGGGGCCCGTCCCAAGGCCTCAAGCCTCAGGG GCCATAAGGGGCACCGGTGCCTGAGCCCTCCACTCGCCTCCTGGGACTCTGACTCCGACTCTGACCAGGACCTCTCCCAGCCACCTTTCAGCAAGAGCTGCCGCTCCTTCCCACCCG CTTGA
- the CCDC159 gene encoding coiled-coil domain-containing protein 159 isoform X4: MGEHEQVVCGSDPLLAGLPRDPDYSASCLYSPPSSSSVCLPANVKCDKYWGFSSDKALERTAHWSRTPEPETLGRPASGDTVKSADCRPGWGSGPLPHEATPSPNPDLQKECCNDQDVLKRHHNVAKKPLETSSSKVKAKTIVMIPDSQKLLRCELESLKSQLQAQTKAFEFLNHSVTMLEKESCLQQIKIQQLEEVLSPTGRQGEKERHKRGMEQGQQELYGALAQGLQGLEKTLRDTEEVQRARTTRCLQLLAQEIRDSKKFLWEELELVREEVTFIYQKLQAQEDEISENLVNIQKMQKTQVKCRKILTKMKQQGHETTAWPETEEIPQGASGCWKDDLQKELSDIWSAVHVLQNSIDGLTMCSGARPKASSLRGHKGHRCLSPPLASWDSDSDSDQDLSQPPFSKSCRSFPPA, translated from the exons ATGGGAGAGCATGAACAGGTGGTATGTGGTAG CGACCCTCTTTTGGCCGGCCTACCCCGGGACCCTGACTACTCTGCGTCCTGCCTCTACTCACCTCCCTCATCCTCCAGTGTGTGTTTGCCTGCTAACGTGAAGTGTGACAAGTACTGGG GCTTTTCCTCGGACAAGGCTCTGGAGCGTACAGCTCACTGGTCCAGAACCCCAGAGCCAGAGACCTTGGGACGTCCTGCTTCTGGGGACACAGTGAAGAGTGCAGACTGCAGGCCAGGGTGGGGCTCGGGGCCTCTGCCACATGAGGCTACCCCCTCCCCCAATCCAGACCTGCAGAAGGAGTGCTGTAATGACCAGGATGTTTTGAAGAGGCATCACAACGTAGCTAAG AAGCCCTTGGAGACCAGCTCCTCCAAAGTCAAAG CCAAGACCATTGTGATGATTCCCGACTCCCAGAAGCTCCTGCGATGTGAACTTGAGTCACTCAAGAGCCAGCTACAGGCCCAGACCAAG GCTTTCGAGTTCCTGAACCACTCAGTGACCATGTTGGAGAAGGAGAGCTGCTTGCAGCAAATCAAGATTCAGCAGCTTGAAG AGGTGCTGAGCCCCACAGGCCgccagggagagaaggagaggcacAAGAGGGGCATGGAGCAGGGCCAGCAGGAGCTGTATGGGGCCCTGGCCCAAGGCCTGCAGGGGCTGGAGAAGACCCTGCGTGACACTGAGGAGGTGCAGCGGGCCCGCACCACTCGCtgcctgcagctgctggcccaggaaATCCGGGACAG CAAGAAGTTCCTGTGGGAGGAACTGGAACTGGTGCGGGAGGAGGTGACCTTCATCTATCAGAAGCTCC AGGCGCAGGAGGATGAGATCTCAGAGAACCTGGTGAACattcagaaaatgcagaaaacGCAGGTGAAATGCCGCAAA ATCCTGACCAAGATGAAGCAGCAGGGTCATGAGACAACTGCCTGGCCGGAGACTGAAGAGATACCGCAGGGAGCCAGTGGCTGCTGGAAGGATGACCTCCAGAAGGAACTGAGTGATATATG GTCTGCTGTGCACGTGCTGCAGAACTCCATAGACGGCCTCACCATGTGCTCGGGGGCCCGTCCCAAGGCCTCAAGCCTCAGGG GCCATAAGGGGCACCGGTGCCTGAGCCCTCCACTCGCCTCCTGGGACTCTGACTCCGACTCTGACCAGGACCTCTCCCAGCCACCTTTCAGCAAGAGCTGCCGCTCCTTCCCACCCG CTTGA